The Aminithiophilus ramosus genome contains a region encoding:
- a CDS encoding EFR1 family ferrodoxin (N-terminal region resembles flavodoxins. C-terminal ferrodoxin region binds two 4Fe-4S clusters.), which translates to MHRLYVYSSTGNSLALAEGLGRRLGACELINMARHPEKEERVSGETVGLVFPVHAFGLPSVVRRFMERLSTDGASVYLLPNSAGMPLGASALAETVLRRRGLSVRAAFHVTMAGNYPPLSNPPSGRKRQNLADRGERALDAVAEAVREGREVSPPGRALRALSEFINGKAFERVSGEDRRFFADENCVGCGLCAELCPVGNIVLEGKRPRWLHRCVGCFACFHWCPQKALQYNRSSSAGRNRYNHPAVSLDRYRRWCRE; encoded by the coding sequence ATGCATCGTCTGTACGTCTACTCCTCGACGGGCAACAGCCTGGCCCTGGCCGAAGGCCTGGGCCGGCGGCTCGGCGCCTGCGAGCTGATCAACATGGCCCGCCATCCGGAAAAGGAGGAACGGGTCTCGGGCGAGACGGTGGGACTCGTCTTTCCCGTCCACGCTTTCGGCCTCCCGTCCGTCGTGCGCCGTTTCATGGAGCGGCTATCGACGGACGGAGCCTCCGTCTACCTGCTTCCGAACAGCGCCGGCATGCCTCTCGGCGCCTCGGCCCTGGCGGAAACGGTGCTCCGTCGACGGGGCCTCTCCGTCCGGGCCGCCTTTCACGTGACCATGGCCGGAAATTACCCGCCCCTCTCCAATCCCCCTTCGGGGCGGAAGAGGCAGAACCTGGCCGACAGAGGAGAAAGGGCCCTCGACGCCGTCGCCGAGGCCGTCAGGGAGGGGCGCGAGGTCTCTCCTCCGGGGAGAGCGCTCCGTGCCCTTTCGGAGTTCATCAACGGCAAGGCCTTCGAGCGGGTCTCCGGCGAGGATCGCCGCTTCTTCGCCGACGAAAACTGCGTCGGCTGTGGCCTCTGCGCCGAACTCTGCCCCGTCGGCAACATCGTCCTCGAAGGAAAACGGCCTCGGTGGCTGCACCGCTGTGTGGGCTGCTTCGCCTGTTTCCACTGGTGTCCCCAGAAAGCCCTCCAGTACAACAGAAGCTCCTCGGCCGGGCGAAACCGCTACAACCATCCGGCCGTCTCTTTGGACCGCTACCGTCGATGGTGCCGGGAGTGA
- a CDS encoding pyridoxal phosphate-dependent aminotransferase gives MSLHGGRIWERDDPRSWVDFSANINPWGPPLFAVKAARRALAWIDRYPDGESRSLREALERATGRDRRGIVVGNGAGDLIRALFASLRPRRFLTVEPTFAEYGDVARSLAIPVRAFPLDAAEGFAFPVEALCDVLDEGDLLLACQPNNPTGRAWTEGELECLLKAAEARGALLVVDECFLNLTVPAAATLFRHPWPKGLFLLRAFTKDFALPGLRVGYLLASEEAVGRVRAFLQPWPLNCVGEAAARACLEEGGPFLSRCRKRLASARQAFSEGLAARGFAVFPGAANYLLCRSPLDGKTLQERLVPSKILVRRCHTFPGLDDGFVRLAVRSEEENGRFIEALDALF, from the coding sequence GTGAGTCTCCATGGCGGTCGAATCTGGGAGCGCGACGATCCCCGGTCCTGGGTCGATTTTTCGGCGAACATCAATCCCTGGGGGCCCCCCCTCTTCGCCGTGAAGGCGGCCCGGCGGGCTCTGGCGTGGATCGACCGCTATCCCGACGGGGAGAGCCGTTCCCTGCGCGAGGCCCTGGAGCGGGCCACGGGGAGGGATCGTCGAGGGATCGTCGTCGGCAACGGTGCCGGCGATCTCATCAGAGCCCTCTTCGCCTCGCTCCGTCCCCGGCGCTTTCTCACCGTCGAACCCACCTTTGCCGAATACGGCGACGTGGCGCGCTCCCTCGCGATCCCCGTTCGTGCCTTTCCTCTCGACGCAGCAGAGGGTTTCGCCTTTCCCGTCGAGGCCCTCTGCGACGTTCTCGATGAGGGGGATCTCCTCCTGGCCTGTCAGCCCAACAATCCCACGGGCCGGGCCTGGACGGAAGGAGAACTGGAGTGTCTCCTGAAGGCGGCGGAGGCGAGGGGAGCCCTTCTCGTCGTCGACGAGTGTTTCCTCAACCTGACCGTTCCCGCGGCGGCCACCCTCTTCCGTCATCCCTGGCCGAAGGGGCTTTTCCTCCTCCGGGCCTTCACGAAGGATTTCGCCCTGCCCGGACTTCGCGTCGGCTACCTTCTGGCCTCGGAGGAGGCGGTCGGGAGGGTGCGGGCCTTTCTTCAGCCCTGGCCTCTCAACTGTGTCGGCGAGGCGGCGGCGAGGGCCTGCCTCGAAGAGGGAGGGCCCTTCCTCTCTCGCTGCCGGAAGCGGCTTGCCTCGGCACGACAGGCCTTCTCCGAAGGGCTCGCCGCCCGGGGCTTCGCGGTCTTTCCCGGCGCGGCCAATTACCTTCTCTGCCGCTCTCCTCTCGACGGGAAGACCCTTCAGGAGCGCCTTGTCCCGTCGAAGATTCTCGTCCGACGCTGTCATACCTTCCCCGGTCTCGACGATGGCTTTGTCCGCCTCGCCGTCCGATCGGAAGAGGAAAACGGCCGTTTTATCGAAGCCCTCGACGCTCTGTTCTGA
- the cbiB gene encoding adenosylcobinamide-phosphate synthase CbiB: MSVEALLLALTLDFLLGDPQWPLHPVRLVGRVATSLEGACRRLPLGGRLQGTIFLVAVEATALLPLAGALLVNAFFPLPWVFEGIVLYFALGGSALGREVRRIAEAFRRGRLDEARKVLSFLVSRDTEAMGEEAVASSGLETLSENFSDAFAAPLLYALLGGPLLAWAHRTANTLDAMVGYKTERYRDFGWASARFDDILGWGPARLSAAVISLASPLVGGEVKEAWTTAFRDGPLLESPNSGFPMAAFAGALRRRLCGPVSYFGSVEEKPFVGSGPGPDGLDLERGLSLYWAASLLLALFVVLAGALLS, encoded by the coding sequence ATGTCCGTTGAGGCCCTTCTTCTTGCCCTGACCCTCGATTTCCTCCTGGGAGACCCTCAATGGCCCCTCCATCCCGTGCGCCTCGTCGGCCGGGTGGCGACCTCCCTCGAAGGAGCCTGTCGGCGCCTGCCTCTGGGCGGTCGCCTTCAGGGCACGATCTTCCTCGTCGCCGTCGAAGCGACGGCGCTTCTTCCCCTTGCCGGGGCCCTTCTGGTCAACGCCTTTTTCCCTCTTCCCTGGGTTTTCGAGGGCATCGTCCTCTATTTCGCCCTGGGAGGAAGCGCCCTGGGGCGGGAGGTGCGCCGCATCGCCGAGGCCTTCCGGCGAGGGCGTCTCGACGAGGCCAGAAAGGTTCTCTCCTTTCTGGTGAGCCGCGACACGGAGGCCATGGGGGAGGAGGCCGTCGCCTCGTCGGGACTGGAGACCCTGTCGGAAAATTTCAGCGATGCCTTCGCGGCGCCTCTTCTTTACGCCCTTCTGGGAGGTCCTCTTCTGGCCTGGGCACACAGGACGGCCAACACTCTCGATGCCATGGTGGGTTACAAGACGGAACGCTATCGGGACTTCGGGTGGGCCTCGGCCCGTTTCGACGACATTCTGGGGTGGGGGCCGGCCCGCCTTTCTGCGGCGGTCATCTCCCTCGCCTCCCCCCTCGTCGGAGGCGAGGTCAAGGAGGCCTGGACGACGGCGTTCCGAGACGGTCCTCTGCTGGAGAGTCCCAACTCGGGCTTCCCCATGGCGGCTTTCGCCGGGGCGCTGAGACGTCGGCTCTGCGGGCCCGTCTCCTATTTCGGCTCCGTCGAGGAGAAGCCCTTCGTCGGCAGCGGGCCCGGGCCCGACGGCCTCGACCTCGAACGGGGGCTCTCTCTTTACTGGGCCGCCTCTCTTCTGCTGGCCCTCTTCGTCGTTCTGGCCGGGGCTCTTCTCTCGTGA